One Legionella fallonii LLAP-10 DNA segment encodes these proteins:
- a CDS encoding tyrosine-type recombinase/integrase translates to MRINKSSVESLPIPEKQQVGKTAQKKYYDDNLKGFGVRVTSGGTKAFFVEKLINRKLSRITLGHYPELTPEMARNKALQLLGQIAMGIDPVAEKKATIMREITLNDVFADYLQARKTLKPQTIANYKQVLSKAFPGWGSKPILSITKDRIAKHHTKLGQEHGEAYANLSMRILRALFNFAAGQYEDAKGRSLILENPVRRLSQTRAWYRIERRQTYIKPNELVAWYTGLQSSQNPILRDYLLLIILTGLRRREAATLKWTDINLNAKTLTINKTKNNETHTLPLSDYLYDLLESRKQRCTTNFVFPGSGAAGHIIEPRKQMAYVTKVSGVHFTVHDLRRTFITIAESLDIPAYALKRLMNHKMSNDVTAGYIIVDVERLRKPMQLITDYILKCMGVIESAEVISIQAINKEQI, encoded by the coding sequence ATGAGAATAAATAAGTCTTCCGTTGAGAGTTTACCTATCCCAGAAAAACAACAGGTAGGTAAAACTGCACAGAAAAAATACTACGATGATAACCTCAAAGGTTTTGGAGTTAGGGTAACCTCAGGCGGCACTAAAGCTTTTTTTGTCGAGAAACTAATTAACCGAAAACTAAGCCGAATCACCCTAGGCCATTACCCAGAATTAACCCCTGAAATGGCAAGAAACAAAGCCCTTCAACTTCTTGGTCAAATCGCCATGGGCATAGACCCTGTTGCAGAAAAGAAAGCAACCATCATGAGAGAAATTACCTTAAACGATGTCTTTGCCGATTATCTTCAAGCAAGAAAAACACTCAAGCCCCAAACCATAGCTAACTACAAACAAGTTTTAAGCAAAGCATTTCCCGGCTGGGGAAGTAAACCCATCCTATCCATTACTAAAGATCGCATTGCCAAACACCATACAAAGCTGGGACAAGAACATGGCGAAGCGTATGCAAATCTTTCCATGCGAATACTACGTGCTTTATTTAATTTTGCTGCTGGCCAATATGAAGATGCCAAAGGAAGATCGCTCATATTAGAAAATCCCGTAAGAAGACTTTCGCAAACACGAGCCTGGTATCGCATCGAACGTCGTCAGACCTACATTAAGCCTAATGAATTAGTAGCGTGGTACACTGGACTTCAATCATCACAAAATCCAATCCTACGAGATTACTTGTTACTCATTATATTAACTGGATTACGCAGACGAGAAGCAGCCACCCTAAAATGGACAGACATAAATTTAAATGCCAAAACATTAACAATTAACAAAACCAAAAACAACGAAACACACACCCTCCCCCTTTCTGATTATCTGTATGATCTGCTAGAATCTCGTAAACAAAGGTGTACAACAAACTTTGTTTTTCCAGGTTCCGGAGCAGCAGGACACATTATCGAACCACGCAAACAAATGGCATATGTTACTAAAGTATCAGGCGTACATTTCACCGTTCATGATTTAAGACGTACATTTATTACCATTGCCGAAAGTCTGGATATCCCTGCTTATGCACTAAAACGACTAATGAATCATAAAATGAGTAATGATGTTACCGCCGGATATATTATTGTTGATGTGGAACGTCTGAGAAAGCCTATGCAACTGATTACAGATTATATTTTAAAGTGCATGGGAGTGATTGAATCGGCTGAAGTAATCAGTATACAAGCTATAAATAAAGAGCAGATATAA